In Puntigrus tetrazona isolate hp1 chromosome 7, ASM1883169v1, whole genome shotgun sequence, the following are encoded in one genomic region:
- the pwp2h gene encoding PWP2 small subunit processome component encodes MKFAYKFSNLLGSFYRHGNLCFSKDGNSVVSPVGSRISVFDLKNNRSETLPVSTTKNISCLGISPDGNLAILIDEDGAAILVSLVTRAVLHHHHFHSPVHSVSFSPDGKKFVITKGNVALMYHAPGRNREFNAFALDKSYYGPFDETTCIDWTDDSKCFAVGSKDMTTWIFGAERWANLIYYTLGGHKDIVVGCFFEKDSLDMYTVSQDGTLCVWESDTELEGLLKGPKYSERKRMEEEKKQRQEGEGNKDDDDDVEEIIGEDGENRGDVIKGSTDAPKQVEGIKNVRYSQRSKHFFNKSGDFNKLTAAAFHKKTHILVTGFASGAFHLHELPEFDLIHSLSISDQRISTIVMNPTGDWIGFGCSGLGQLLVWEWQSESYVFKQQGHFNNMNTLAYSPDGQYLVTGGDDGKVKVWNTNSGLCFVTFTEHSSSITSVTFTSSGLVVVSASLDGTVRAFDLHRYRNFRTMTSPRPVQFSSLAVDSSGELVCAGSQDSFEIFLWSMQTGRLLEVLSGHEGPVSNLCFSPLKSVLASVSWDKTVRLWDMLDSWQNKETLRLTSDGLAVTYRPDGQELAVASLDGEITFWNPQNGGQTGSIAGRHDLQMGRKETEKITAKQSAKGKSFTSLCYSADGESILAGGQSKFVCIYNIKEHVLMKKFEISCNLSLDAMEEFLDRRKMTEFGSLSLVDEGAGDGDGVELSLPGVKRGDMSSRRFKPEIRVSSLCFSPTGRSWAAASTEGLLIYSLDTSLVFDPYDLDMDVTPASIRQQVKKKEWASAILLSFRLNEMPLIREVLEAVPYDQIAVICSSLPDVYVDKLLNFVASTLEKSNHLQFYLSWAQCLLTLHGQKLKNRSGSVLPTVQQLLKSIQRHSEDLSKLCDWNIYNIRYAAALSKQRGMKRTAAESLSEEEEEEEEAMDSGGDEENMSL; translated from the exons ATGAAATTTGCGTACAAG TTTTCTAACTTATTAGGGTCGTTTTATCGCCATGGGAACCTGTGTTTCTCTAAAGATGGGAATTCTGTCGTCAGTCCTGTCGGCAGCCGCATCTCcgtctttgatttaaaaaa tAACAGATCAGAAACCTTACCAGTGTCCACCACGAAGAACATCAGCTGTTTGGGAATCTCTCCAGATGGAAATCTGGCAATACTTATCGATGAAG ATGGAGCAGCCATTCTGGTCAGTTTGGTCACCCGGGCAGTACTTCACCATCATCACTTCCACAGTCCCGTTCACAGCGTGTCCTTCTCCCCCGATGGAAA gaagtttGTGATAACAAAGGGAAATGTGGCCCTAATGTATCACGCGCCTGGAAGAAACCGAGAGTTTAATGCATTTGCGTTAGACAAGAGTTATTATGGACCATTTGATGAGACGACGTGTATCGACTGGACGGATGATTCCAA GTGCTTTGCTGTTGGTAGTAAGGACATGACTACCTGGATCTTTGGAGCAGAGAGATGGGCGAATCTCATCTACTACACGCTTGGTGGCCATAAGGACATCGTTGTAGGCTGTTTCTTTGAGAAAGACAGTTTAGAT ATGTACACAGTGAGCCAAGATGgcactttgtgtgtgtgggaaagTGACACTGAGCTGGAGGGCTTGCTGAAGGGCCCAAAGTACTCTGAGAGGAAGAGGatggaggaggagaaaaaacaGAGACAAGAAGGGGAAGGAAacaaagatgatgatgatgatgttgaggAAATTATAGGTGAGGATGGAGAGAACAGAGGAGATGTGATTAAAGGAAGCACAGATGCACCCAAACAAGTGGAAGGCATCAAAAATGTCCGCTATTCACAGAGGAGCAA ACACTTTTTTAACAAGTCGGGTGATTTCAACAAGTTGACAGCTGCGGCTTTCcacaagaaaacacacattCTCGTGACAGGTTTCGCATCTGGAGCTTTCCACCTGCATGAGCTGCCAGAATTTGacctcattcactcactcag TATTTCAGATCAGAGGATTTCCACCATTGTTATGAATCCCACTGGTGACTGGATTGGTTTCGGCTGTTCAG GTCTGGGTCAGCTGCTGGTTTGGGAATGGCAGAGTGAGTCCTACGTGTTCAAACAGCAGGGACACTTCAACAACATGAACACTTTGGCGTATTCACCTGATGGTCAGTATCTTGTTACTGGAGGAGATGATGGGAAG GTTAAAGTGTGGAACACCAACAGTGGCCTGTGTTTTGTGACGTTCACTGAACACTCCAGCAGTATCACCAGTGTTACCTTCACCTCCAGTGGCTTGGTGGTGGTCAGCGCCTCACTAGATGGCACCGTTAGAGCATTTGACCTACACAG GTACCGCAACTTCCGTACCATGACATCTCCACGACCGGTTCAGTTCTCCTCTCTGGCAGTGGACAGTAGTGGGGAGTTGGTGTGTGCAGGTTCTCAAGACTCTTTTGAGATCTTCCTATGGTCCATGCAGACTGGACGACTGCTAGAG GTGCTCAGTGGCCATGAGGGTCCCGTCAGCAACTTGTGCTTCAGTCCACTCAAATCTGTGCTTGCCAGTGTGTCATGGGACAAAACAGTCCGGCTGTGGGACATGCTGGACAGCTGGCAGAATAAAGAGACCTTGCGACTCACCTCTGATG GACTCGCTGTGACGTATCGTCCTGATGGTCAGGAGTTGGCAGTTGCGTCTCTGGATGGTGAGATCACATTTTGGAATCCTCAGAATGGAGGACAGACTGGCTCTATCGCTGGCCGCCATGACCTGCAGATGGGCCgtaaagaaacagaaaagatcACCGCTAAACAGTCTGCCAAGGGAAA GTCCTTCACCTCCTTGTGCTACTCGGCAGATGGTGAATCAATCCTTGCAGGTGGGCAGTCAaagtttgtgtgcatttataacATCAAGGAACATGTTCTGATGAAGAAGTTTGAGATCTCCTGCAATCTCTCTCTGGATGCTATGGAG GAGTTCCTCGACAGGCGTAAGATGACCGAGTTTGGTAGTCTCTCTTTAGTGGATGAAGGCGCAGGGGATGGAGACGGAGTGGAGCTCAGTCTTCCTGGAGTCAAGAGAG GTGATATGAGCTCCAGACGGTTTAAACCAGAGATCCGGGTTAGCTCTCTCTGCTTTTCACCTACCG GACGCAGCTGGGCAGCAGCATCCACTGAAGGGTTGCTGATCTACTCTCTTGACACCTCACTGGTGTTTGACCCCTATGATCTAGACATGGATGTCACACCTGCAAGTATACGGCAGCAGGTGAAGAAAAAAGAATGGGCATCGGCCATTTTGCTGTCTTTTCGGCTAAATGAAATGCCACTCATAAGAGAGGTTCTGGAGGCGGTTCCTTATGACCAAA TTGCAGTGATATGTAGCTCACTGCCGGATGTGTATGTGGATAAACTTCTCAACTTTGTGGCCTCGACACTGGAGAAGTCCAACCACTTGCAGTTCTACCTGAGCTGGGCTCAGTGTCTACTCACGCTACATGGACAAAAGCTCAAAAACCG ATCTGGATCTGTATTGCCTACTGTACAGCAGCTGCTGAAGAGCATCCAAAGACACAGTGAAGATCTGTCCAAACT tTGTGACTGGAACATTTACAACATCCGTTACGCTGCTGCTCTGTCTAAACAGAGAGGGATGAAAAGAACCGCAGCAGAATCCCTcagtgaagaggaggaggaggaggaggaggcaaTGGACTCTGGGGGTGATGAGGAAAATATGAGTCTATAA
- the LOC122348417 gene encoding thymosin beta-11-like: MSDKPNLDEVTSFDKSKLKKTETQEKNPLPSKETIEQEKQAAS; encoded by the exons ATGTCTGACAAACCAAACCTTGATGAGGTCACCAGCTTCGACAAAAGCAAGCTGAAGAAGACCGAGACTCAGGAGAAAAACCCACTGCCATCTAAAGAAA CCATTGAACAGGAGAAGCAGGCGGCCTCGTGA
- the zgc:64002 gene encoding nicotinamide N-methyltransferase, which translates to MTEFTTFTEGEFYEGHFDSRAYVKNFYSRPSGHADEKDFLTFVLRCLSKLFSAGEHRGKRLIDVGSGPSIHSVLSACGHYDEIVLSDFAQNNRREIEKWLNNQEGSLDWKPVLQYVCELEGKSPSDLEATLKQRVKEVLKCDVRLENPFYPHTLEAADCVITSLCLEAACKDIQTYCRALRGVTKLLHPGGLLVIIGVLGESFYKVDEQLFSCLRLSQNDIEEALAGLGFSIQEFNILPAENRENSVSDFEAVFHLVARKPSE; encoded by the exons ATGACTGAATTCACGACCTTCACTGAGGGAGAGTTCTACGAGGGGCACTTTGACTCGAGAGCTTACGTGAAGAATTTTTATTCCCGCCCTAGCGGTCACGCTGACGAGAAGGATTTCCTTACTTTCGTTCTGAGATGCCTTAGCAAACTTTTCTCCGCGG GAGAACATAGAGGCAAGCGGCTGATCGATGTGGGCAGTGGACCGAGCATCCACAGCGTCTTGAGCGCGTGCGGACACTACGACGAGATTGTGCTGTCGGATTTCGCGCAAAACAATCGCAGAGAAATCGAAAAATGGCTGAACAATCAAGAAGGGAGTTTAGATTGGAAACCGGTGTTGCAGTACGTTTGTGAACTGGAGGGGAAAAG TCCGTCTGATTTGGAGGCTACACTGAAGCAACGAGTCAAGGAAGTTTTGAAATGCGATGTCCGGTTGGAGAATCCATTTTATCCGCACACACTGGAAGCGGCTGACTGTGTCATCACATCTCTGTGTCTGGAAGCAGCGTGTAAAGACATTCAAACATACTGTCGCGCTTTACGTGGCGTGACTAAACTTCTGCATCCTGGTGGACTTTTGGTCATAATAGGTGTTCTGGGCGAGAGCTTCTACAAGGTGGATGAACAGCTATTTTCTTGTCTTAGACTGAGTCAGAATGATATTGAGGAAGCGCTCGCAGGTTTAGGCTTTTCAATCCAGGAGTTTAATATACTGCCTGCTGAAAACAGAGAGAACTCTGTGTCTGACTTTGAGGCGGTTTTTCATCTCGTGGCTAGAAAACCCTCCGAGTGA